The Streptomyces sp. NBC_01276 genome contains the following window.
AAGAGTCGAGAGAACACATTCACCGCATCGCTCAGGAAGTGTGAGTCAAGGCGCATGGCCGACGGAATCAAGTGGCAGAAGTCCTCTTTCTCGGGACCGGACGACAATCAGAGCTGCGTTGAGCTGGCGCCGGTCGCCGGCGCGATCAAGATGCGGGAGAGCGACGACCCGGACGTGGTCGTGACCACGTCGGTGGAGAAGCTCCGCGCGTTCATCCT
Protein-coding sequences here:
- a CDS encoding DUF397 domain-containing protein, yielding MADGIKWQKSSFSGPDDNQSCVELAPVAGAIKMRESDDPDVVVTTSVEKLRAFILGVKAGEFDHLI